Proteins co-encoded in one Drosophila gunungcola strain Sukarami unplaced genomic scaffold, Dgunungcola_SK_2 000057F, whole genome shotgun sequence genomic window:
- the LOC128264140 gene encoding amyloid-beta-like protein isoform X2, translated as MCVALRRNLLLRSLWVVLAIGTAQVQAASPRWEPQIAVLCEAGQIYQPQYLSEEGRWVTDLSKKTTGATCLRDKMDLLDYCKKAYPNRDITNIVESSHYQKIGGWCRQGALNAAKCKGSHRWIKPFRCLEGPFQSDALLVPEGCLFDHIHNASRCWPFVRWNQTGAAACQERGMQMRSFAMLLPCGISLFSGVEFVCCPKHFKTDEIHVKKTDLPVMPPAQIASANDELVVNDEDDSNDSNYSKDANDDELDDEDDLMGDDEEDEMVADEAAAAGGSPNTGSSGDTNSGSLDDINAEYDSGEEGDNYEEDGAGSEGEAEGEASWDQSGGSKVVAVKGGSASASPSSVPVAPASEKMPLKSDMVTSTPQLSVAAAAAANAGNSGAGAGAGTGAGAGVVAGVPPPSTAQPTSDPYFTHFDPHYEHQSYKVSQKRLEESHREKVTRVMKDWSDLEEKYQDMRLADPKAAQSFKQRMTARFQTSVQALEEEGNAEKHQLAAMHQQRVLAHINQRKREAMTCYTQALTEQPPNAHHVEKCLQKLLRALHKDRAHALAHYRHLLNSGGPGGLEAAASERPRTLERLIDIDRAVNQSMTMLKRYPELSAKIAQLMNDYILALRSKDDIPGSSLGMSEEAEAGILDKYRVEIERKVAEKERLRLAEKQRKEQRAAEREKLREEKLRMEAKKVDDMLKSQAAEQQSQSPQPLSQSQSQAQQQQQQQQEKSLSSKELGLDGGLVTAANPNLETTKSEKELSDTEYAEATVSSTKVQTVLPTVDDDAVQRAVEDVAAAVAHQEAEPQVQHFMTHDLGHRESLLAAPRVCAACARGQGGPQRLLHALLRRHRPHGGRLRGRGRGQMADIALASRPGLHRGRSECDHTPSHRAGGEDRAQHADQWVRESDLQIFRSERVSGTATGARLARARARTRASERHTSTAKAAATTISKWKNLSIIFKADGKRNDFFFVKRGAQFQ; from the exons GCCGCCTCGCCGCGATGGGAGCCCCAGATAGCCGTTCTCTGCGAGGCCGGACAAATCTATCAGCCGCAATATCTTTCGGAGGAGGGACGCTGGGTGACAGACCTTAGCAAGAAGACAACCGGCGCCACATGTTTGCGTGATAAAATGGATTTGCTTGATTACTGCAAGAAG gcCTATCCCAATCGAGACATAACCAATATTGTGGAGTCATCCCACTACCAGAAGATCGGCGGCTGGTGTCGTCAGGGTGCTCTAAATGCAGCCAAGTGCAAGGGCTCGCACCGCTGGATCAAGCCATTCCGTTGTCTCG AAGGACCATTCCAATCGGACGCCCTGTTGGTGCCCGAGGGCTGTCTGTTCGACCACATCCACAATGCCTCCCGCTGCTGGCCATTTGTGAGGTGGAACCAAACCGGAGCGGCTGCTTGCCAGGAGCGCGGAATGCAGATGCGCTCCTTTGCCATGCTCCTGCCCTGCGGCATCTCACTTTTCTCCGGCGTGGAGTTCGTCTGCTGTCCCAAGCACTTCAAGA CCGATGAAATCCATGTGAAGAAGACCGACTTGCCGGTGATGCCACCAGCCCAGATAGCTAGTGCCAATGACGAACTGGTTGTCAACGACGAGGACGATAGCAATGACTCGAACTACTCAAAGGATGCCAATGATGACGAGCTGGACGACGAGGACGATCTGATGGGCGATGACGAGGAGGACGAGATGGTGGCGGATGAGGCAGCTGCGGCAGGCGGAAGTCCCAACACCGGATCCTCGGGGGATACCAATAGCGGCTCCTTGGACGACATAAATGCGGAGTACGATAGCGGCGAGGAGGGTGACAACTACGAGGAGGACGGAGCAGGTTCCGAGGGCGAGGCGGAGGGTGAGGCCTCCTGGGATCAGAGCGGAGGATCCAAGGTGGTGGCCGTGAAAGGTGGCTCTGCCTCCGCGTCCCCGTCCAGCGTTCCGGTTGCTCCCGCCTCCGAGAAGATGCCTCTTAAGTCCGACATGGTCACCAGCACCCCTCAGCTTTCCgttgccgcagcagcagctgccaaTGCTGGTAACTcgggagctggagctggagctggaactggagctggagccgGAGTTGTAGCCGGAGTCCCACCACCATCCACCGCTCAGCCAACTTCGGATCCCTACTTCACCCACTTTGACCCGCACTACGAGCACCAGAGCTACAAAGTAAGTCAGAAA CGCCTTGAGGAATCGCACCGCGAGAAGGTCACGCGCGTGATGAAGGACTGGTCCGATCTGGAGGAGAAGTACCAGGATATGCGCCTAGCGGACCCCAAGGCAGCCCAATCCTTCAAGCAGCGGATGACGGCTCGCTTCCAG ACTTCTGTTCAGGCACTCGAGGAAGAAGGCAACGCCGAGAAGCACCAGCTGGCCGCCATGCACCAGCAGCGAGTTTTGGCCCACATCAACCAGCGGAAGCGGGAGGCCATGACCTGCTACACCCAGGCCCTCACCGAGCAGCCCCCGAAC GCCCACCACGTTGAGAAGTGCTTGCAGAAGTTGCTGCGCGCCCTGCACAAGGATCGGGCTCACGCCCTGGCCCACTACCGGCACCTGTTGAACTCCGGAGGACCCGGAGGTCTGGAGGCAGCTGCTTCGGAGCGACCACGCACTCTGGAGCGACTGATCGACATTGATCGTGCCGTCAACCAGTCGATGACCATGCTGAAACGCTATCCGGAGCTGTCGGCCAAGATTGCCCAGCTGATGAACGACTATATCCTGGCCCTGCGCAGCAAGGATGACATTCCCGGCTCATCGCTGGGCATGAGCGAGGAGGCGGAGGCCGGCATCCTGGACAAGTACCGCGTCGAGATCGAGCGCAAGGTGGCCGAGAAGGAGCGTCTGCGCCTGGCCGAGAAGCAGCGCAAGGAGCAGCGGGCCGCCGAGCGGGAGAAACTGCGCGAGGAGAAGCTGCGAATGGAGGCCAAGAAGGTGGACGACATGCTCAAGTCGCAGGCGGCCGAGCAGCAATCCCAGTCGCCCCAGCCATTGTCCCAATCGCAATCGcaagcgcagcagcagcagcagcagcagcaggagaagAGTCTGAGCAGCAAGGAGCTGGGTCTCGACGGTGGGTTGGTCACAGCGGCAAATCCCAACTTGGAAACAACCAAGAGCGAGAAGGAGCTGTCGGATACTGAGTACGCCGAGGCAACAGTAAG CAGCACTAAGGTGCAGACCGTGCTGCCCACGGTCGATGACGATGCCGTCCAGCGGGCGGTGGAGGATGTGGCCGCTGCCGTCGCTCACCAGGAGGCCGAGCCGCAGGTGCAGCACTTCATGACCCACGACCTGGGCCACCGCGAATCG CTTCTCGCTGCGCCGCGAGTTTGCGCAGCATGCGCACGCGGCCAAGGAGGGCCGCAACGTCTACTTCACGCTCTCCTTCGCCGGCATCGCCCTCATGGCGGCCGTCTtcgtgggcgtggccgtggcCAAATGGCGGACATCGCGCTCGCCTCACGCCCAGGGCTTCATCGAGGTCGATCAG AATGTGACCACACACCATCCCATCGTGCAGGAGGAGAAGATCGTGCCCAACATGCAGATCAATGGGTACGAGAATCCGACCTACAAATATTTCGAAGTGAAAGAGTAAGCGGGACGGCAACTGGGGCGCGGCTGGCTAGAGCAAGAGCGAGAACGCGAGCGAGCGAGAGGCACACAtcaacagcaaaagcagcagcaaccacaatttcaaaatggaaaaacttaAGCATAATATTTAAAGCAGATGGGAAgagaaatgatttttttttcgtcaaGAGAGGAGCGCAGTTCCAATAA
- the LOC128264140 gene encoding amyloid-beta-like protein isoform X3 produces MCVALRRNLLLRSLWVVLAIGTAQVQAASPRWEPQIAVLCEAGQIYQPQYLSEEGRWVTDLSKKTTGATCLRDKMDLLDYCKKAYPNRDITNIVESSHYQKIGGWCRQGALNAAKCKGSHRWIKPFRCLEGPFQSDALLVPEGCLFDHIHNASRCWPFVRWNQTGAAACQERGMQMRSFAMLLPCGISLFSGVEFVCCPKHFKTDEIHVKKTDLPVMPPAQIASANDELVVNDEDDSNDSNYSKDANDDELDDEDDLMGDDEEDEMVADEAAAAGGSPNTGSSGDTNSGSLDDINAEYDSGEEGDNYEEDGAGSEGEAEGEASWDQSGGSKVVAVKGGSASASPSSVPVAPASEKMPLKSDMVTSTPQLSVAAAAAANAGNSGAGAGAGTGAGAGVVAGVPPPSTAQPTSDPYFTHFDPHYEHQSYKRLEESHREKVTRVMKDWSDLEEKYQDMRLADPKAAQSFKQRMTARFQTSVQALEEEGNAEKHQLAAMHQQRVLAHINQRKREAMTCYTQALTEQPPNAHHVEKCLQKLLRALHKDRAHALAHYRHLLNSGGPGGLEAAASERPRTLERLIDIDRAVNQSMTMLKRYPELSAKIAQLMNDYILALRSKDDIPGSSLGMSEEAEAGILDKYRVEIERKVAEKERLRLAEKQRKEQRAAEREKLREEKLRMEAKKVDDMLKSQAAEQQSQSPQPLSQSQSQAQQQQQQQQEKSLSSKELGLDGGLVTAANPNLETTKSEKELSDTEYAEATVSSTKVQTVLPTVDDDAVQRAVEDVAAAVAHQEAEPQVQHFMTHDLGHRESLLAAPRVCAACARGQGGPQRLLHALLRRHRPHGGRLRGRGRGQMADIALASRPGLHRGRSECDHTPSHRAGGEDRAQHADQWVRESDLQIFRSERVSGTATGARLARARARTRASERHTSTAKAAATTISKWKNLSIIFKADGKRNDFFFVKRGAQFQ; encoded by the exons GCCGCCTCGCCGCGATGGGAGCCCCAGATAGCCGTTCTCTGCGAGGCCGGACAAATCTATCAGCCGCAATATCTTTCGGAGGAGGGACGCTGGGTGACAGACCTTAGCAAGAAGACAACCGGCGCCACATGTTTGCGTGATAAAATGGATTTGCTTGATTACTGCAAGAAG gcCTATCCCAATCGAGACATAACCAATATTGTGGAGTCATCCCACTACCAGAAGATCGGCGGCTGGTGTCGTCAGGGTGCTCTAAATGCAGCCAAGTGCAAGGGCTCGCACCGCTGGATCAAGCCATTCCGTTGTCTCG AAGGACCATTCCAATCGGACGCCCTGTTGGTGCCCGAGGGCTGTCTGTTCGACCACATCCACAATGCCTCCCGCTGCTGGCCATTTGTGAGGTGGAACCAAACCGGAGCGGCTGCTTGCCAGGAGCGCGGAATGCAGATGCGCTCCTTTGCCATGCTCCTGCCCTGCGGCATCTCACTTTTCTCCGGCGTGGAGTTCGTCTGCTGTCCCAAGCACTTCAAGA CCGATGAAATCCATGTGAAGAAGACCGACTTGCCGGTGATGCCACCAGCCCAGATAGCTAGTGCCAATGACGAACTGGTTGTCAACGACGAGGACGATAGCAATGACTCGAACTACTCAAAGGATGCCAATGATGACGAGCTGGACGACGAGGACGATCTGATGGGCGATGACGAGGAGGACGAGATGGTGGCGGATGAGGCAGCTGCGGCAGGCGGAAGTCCCAACACCGGATCCTCGGGGGATACCAATAGCGGCTCCTTGGACGACATAAATGCGGAGTACGATAGCGGCGAGGAGGGTGACAACTACGAGGAGGACGGAGCAGGTTCCGAGGGCGAGGCGGAGGGTGAGGCCTCCTGGGATCAGAGCGGAGGATCCAAGGTGGTGGCCGTGAAAGGTGGCTCTGCCTCCGCGTCCCCGTCCAGCGTTCCGGTTGCTCCCGCCTCCGAGAAGATGCCTCTTAAGTCCGACATGGTCACCAGCACCCCTCAGCTTTCCgttgccgcagcagcagctgccaaTGCTGGTAACTcgggagctggagctggagctggaactggagctggagccgGAGTTGTAGCCGGAGTCCCACCACCATCCACCGCTCAGCCAACTTCGGATCCCTACTTCACCCACTTTGACCCGCACTACGAGCACCAGAGCTACAAA CGCCTTGAGGAATCGCACCGCGAGAAGGTCACGCGCGTGATGAAGGACTGGTCCGATCTGGAGGAGAAGTACCAGGATATGCGCCTAGCGGACCCCAAGGCAGCCCAATCCTTCAAGCAGCGGATGACGGCTCGCTTCCAG ACTTCTGTTCAGGCACTCGAGGAAGAAGGCAACGCCGAGAAGCACCAGCTGGCCGCCATGCACCAGCAGCGAGTTTTGGCCCACATCAACCAGCGGAAGCGGGAGGCCATGACCTGCTACACCCAGGCCCTCACCGAGCAGCCCCCGAAC GCCCACCACGTTGAGAAGTGCTTGCAGAAGTTGCTGCGCGCCCTGCACAAGGATCGGGCTCACGCCCTGGCCCACTACCGGCACCTGTTGAACTCCGGAGGACCCGGAGGTCTGGAGGCAGCTGCTTCGGAGCGACCACGCACTCTGGAGCGACTGATCGACATTGATCGTGCCGTCAACCAGTCGATGACCATGCTGAAACGCTATCCGGAGCTGTCGGCCAAGATTGCCCAGCTGATGAACGACTATATCCTGGCCCTGCGCAGCAAGGATGACATTCCCGGCTCATCGCTGGGCATGAGCGAGGAGGCGGAGGCCGGCATCCTGGACAAGTACCGCGTCGAGATCGAGCGCAAGGTGGCCGAGAAGGAGCGTCTGCGCCTGGCCGAGAAGCAGCGCAAGGAGCAGCGGGCCGCCGAGCGGGAGAAACTGCGCGAGGAGAAGCTGCGAATGGAGGCCAAGAAGGTGGACGACATGCTCAAGTCGCAGGCGGCCGAGCAGCAATCCCAGTCGCCCCAGCCATTGTCCCAATCGCAATCGcaagcgcagcagcagcagcagcagcagcaggagaagAGTCTGAGCAGCAAGGAGCTGGGTCTCGACGGTGGGTTGGTCACAGCGGCAAATCCCAACTTGGAAACAACCAAGAGCGAGAAGGAGCTGTCGGATACTGAGTACGCCGAGGCAACAGTAAG CAGCACTAAGGTGCAGACCGTGCTGCCCACGGTCGATGACGATGCCGTCCAGCGGGCGGTGGAGGATGTGGCCGCTGCCGTCGCTCACCAGGAGGCCGAGCCGCAGGTGCAGCACTTCATGACCCACGACCTGGGCCACCGCGAATCG CTTCTCGCTGCGCCGCGAGTTTGCGCAGCATGCGCACGCGGCCAAGGAGGGCCGCAACGTCTACTTCACGCTCTCCTTCGCCGGCATCGCCCTCATGGCGGCCGTCTtcgtgggcgtggccgtggcCAAATGGCGGACATCGCGCTCGCCTCACGCCCAGGGCTTCATCGAGGTCGATCAG AATGTGACCACACACCATCCCATCGTGCAGGAGGAGAAGATCGTGCCCAACATGCAGATCAATGGGTACGAGAATCCGACCTACAAATATTTCGAAGTGAAAGAGTAAGCGGGACGGCAACTGGGGCGCGGCTGGCTAGAGCAAGAGCGAGAACGCGAGCGAGCGAGAGGCACACAtcaacagcaaaagcagcagcaaccacaatttcaaaatggaaaaacttaAGCATAATATTTAAAGCAGATGGGAAgagaaatgatttttttttcgtcaaGAGAGGAGCGCAGTTCCAATAA
- the LOC128264140 gene encoding amyloid-beta-like protein isoform X1: MCVALRRNLLLRSLWVVLAIGTAQVQAASPRWEPQIAVLCEAGQIYQPQYLSEEGRWVTDLSKKTTGATCLRDKMDLLDYCKKAYPNRDITNIVESSHYQKIGGWCRQGALNAAKCKGSHRWIKPFRCLGPFQSDALLVPEGCLFDHIHNASRCWPFVRWNQTGAAACQERGMQMRSFAMLLPCGISLFSGVEFVCCPKHFKTDEIHVKKTDLPVMPPAQIASANDELVVNDEDDSNDSNYSKDANDDELDDEDDLMGDDEEDEMVADEAAAAGGSPNTGSSGDTNSGSLDDINAEYDSGEEGDNYEEDGAGSEGEAEGEASWDQSGGSKVVAVKGGSASASPSSVPVAPASEKMPLKSDMVTSTPQLSVAAAAAANAGNSGAGAGAGTGAGAGVVAGVPPPSTAQPTSDPYFTHFDPHYEHQSYKVSQKEAQQRLEESHREKVTRVMKDWSDLEEKYQDMRLADPKAAQSFKQRMTARFQTSVQALEEEGNAEKHQLAAMHQQRVLAHINQRKREAMTCYTQALTEQPPNAHHVEKCLQKLLRALHKDRAHALAHYRHLLNSGGPGGLEAAASERPRTLERLIDIDRAVNQSMTMLKRYPELSAKIAQLMNDYILALRSKDDIPGSSLGMSEEAEAGILDKYRVEIERKVAEKERLRLAEKQRKEQRAAEREKLREEKLRMEAKKVDDMLKSQAAEQQSQSPQPLSQSQSQAQQQQQQQQEKSLSSKELGLDGGLVTAANPNLETTKSEKELSDTEYAEATVSSTKVQTVLPTVDDDAVQRAVEDVAAAVAHQEAEPQVQHFMTHDLGHRESLLAAPRVCAACARGQGGPQRLLHALLRRHRPHGGRLRGRGRGQMADIALASRPGLHRGRSECDHTPSHRAGGEDRAQHADQWVRESDLQIFRSERVSGTATGARLARARARTRASERHTSTAKAAATTISKWKNLSIIFKADGKRNDFFFVKRGAQFQ; the protein is encoded by the exons GCCGCCTCGCCGCGATGGGAGCCCCAGATAGCCGTTCTCTGCGAGGCCGGACAAATCTATCAGCCGCAATATCTTTCGGAGGAGGGACGCTGGGTGACAGACCTTAGCAAGAAGACAACCGGCGCCACATGTTTGCGTGATAAAATGGATTTGCTTGATTACTGCAAGAAG gcCTATCCCAATCGAGACATAACCAATATTGTGGAGTCATCCCACTACCAGAAGATCGGCGGCTGGTGTCGTCAGGGTGCTCTAAATGCAGCCAAGTGCAAGGGCTCGCACCGCTGGATCAAGCCATTCCGTTGTCTCG GACCATTCCAATCGGACGCCCTGTTGGTGCCCGAGGGCTGTCTGTTCGACCACATCCACAATGCCTCCCGCTGCTGGCCATTTGTGAGGTGGAACCAAACCGGAGCGGCTGCTTGCCAGGAGCGCGGAATGCAGATGCGCTCCTTTGCCATGCTCCTGCCCTGCGGCATCTCACTTTTCTCCGGCGTGGAGTTCGTCTGCTGTCCCAAGCACTTCAAGA CCGATGAAATCCATGTGAAGAAGACCGACTTGCCGGTGATGCCACCAGCCCAGATAGCTAGTGCCAATGACGAACTGGTTGTCAACGACGAGGACGATAGCAATGACTCGAACTACTCAAAGGATGCCAATGATGACGAGCTGGACGACGAGGACGATCTGATGGGCGATGACGAGGAGGACGAGATGGTGGCGGATGAGGCAGCTGCGGCAGGCGGAAGTCCCAACACCGGATCCTCGGGGGATACCAATAGCGGCTCCTTGGACGACATAAATGCGGAGTACGATAGCGGCGAGGAGGGTGACAACTACGAGGAGGACGGAGCAGGTTCCGAGGGCGAGGCGGAGGGTGAGGCCTCCTGGGATCAGAGCGGAGGATCCAAGGTGGTGGCCGTGAAAGGTGGCTCTGCCTCCGCGTCCCCGTCCAGCGTTCCGGTTGCTCCCGCCTCCGAGAAGATGCCTCTTAAGTCCGACATGGTCACCAGCACCCCTCAGCTTTCCgttgccgcagcagcagctgccaaTGCTGGTAACTcgggagctggagctggagctggaactggagctggagccgGAGTTGTAGCCGGAGTCCCACCACCATCCACCGCTCAGCCAACTTCGGATCCCTACTTCACCCACTTTGACCCGCACTACGAGCACCAGAGCTACAAAGTAAGTCAGAAA GAAGCCCAACAGCGCCTTGAGGAATCGCACCGCGAGAAGGTCACGCGCGTGATGAAGGACTGGTCCGATCTGGAGGAGAAGTACCAGGATATGCGCCTAGCGGACCCCAAGGCAGCCCAATCCTTCAAGCAGCGGATGACGGCTCGCTTCCAG ACTTCTGTTCAGGCACTCGAGGAAGAAGGCAACGCCGAGAAGCACCAGCTGGCCGCCATGCACCAGCAGCGAGTTTTGGCCCACATCAACCAGCGGAAGCGGGAGGCCATGACCTGCTACACCCAGGCCCTCACCGAGCAGCCCCCGAAC GCCCACCACGTTGAGAAGTGCTTGCAGAAGTTGCTGCGCGCCCTGCACAAGGATCGGGCTCACGCCCTGGCCCACTACCGGCACCTGTTGAACTCCGGAGGACCCGGAGGTCTGGAGGCAGCTGCTTCGGAGCGACCACGCACTCTGGAGCGACTGATCGACATTGATCGTGCCGTCAACCAGTCGATGACCATGCTGAAACGCTATCCGGAGCTGTCGGCCAAGATTGCCCAGCTGATGAACGACTATATCCTGGCCCTGCGCAGCAAGGATGACATTCCCGGCTCATCGCTGGGCATGAGCGAGGAGGCGGAGGCCGGCATCCTGGACAAGTACCGCGTCGAGATCGAGCGCAAGGTGGCCGAGAAGGAGCGTCTGCGCCTGGCCGAGAAGCAGCGCAAGGAGCAGCGGGCCGCCGAGCGGGAGAAACTGCGCGAGGAGAAGCTGCGAATGGAGGCCAAGAAGGTGGACGACATGCTCAAGTCGCAGGCGGCCGAGCAGCAATCCCAGTCGCCCCAGCCATTGTCCCAATCGCAATCGcaagcgcagcagcagcagcagcagcagcaggagaagAGTCTGAGCAGCAAGGAGCTGGGTCTCGACGGTGGGTTGGTCACAGCGGCAAATCCCAACTTGGAAACAACCAAGAGCGAGAAGGAGCTGTCGGATACTGAGTACGCCGAGGCAACAGTAAG CAGCACTAAGGTGCAGACCGTGCTGCCCACGGTCGATGACGATGCCGTCCAGCGGGCGGTGGAGGATGTGGCCGCTGCCGTCGCTCACCAGGAGGCCGAGCCGCAGGTGCAGCACTTCATGACCCACGACCTGGGCCACCGCGAATCG CTTCTCGCTGCGCCGCGAGTTTGCGCAGCATGCGCACGCGGCCAAGGAGGGCCGCAACGTCTACTTCACGCTCTCCTTCGCCGGCATCGCCCTCATGGCGGCCGTCTtcgtgggcgtggccgtggcCAAATGGCGGACATCGCGCTCGCCTCACGCCCAGGGCTTCATCGAGGTCGATCAG AATGTGACCACACACCATCCCATCGTGCAGGAGGAGAAGATCGTGCCCAACATGCAGATCAATGGGTACGAGAATCCGACCTACAAATATTTCGAAGTGAAAGAGTAAGCGGGACGGCAACTGGGGCGCGGCTGGCTAGAGCAAGAGCGAGAACGCGAGCGAGCGAGAGGCACACAtcaacagcaaaagcagcagcaaccacaatttcaaaatggaaaaacttaAGCATAATATTTAAAGCAGATGGGAAgagaaatgatttttttttcgtcaaGAGAGGAGCGCAGTTCCAATAA